Proteins co-encoded in one Opitutus terrae PB90-1 genomic window:
- a CDS encoding glycosyltransferase family 2 protein, with protein MDKLLSIVIAAYNVEPWVDDCLLSIESQRDDRLDVVIVDDGSTDGTSDVIRAHKKRWALQCVTKKNGGLSSARNAGASAAGGRYLWFIDADDMILPGAVACMIAQCEQQRFDAIVFGTEEIMEGHRVPHRPRPIVGTPLESYLAGHLRFAVWNKILRAEIVNNHRIRFPIGCSMEGISFLGAFFLHASNVKVVPDICYAYRIRPGSIVTSASERILSDTRLALTELEKELVDHASERGTRRGLARCASALWAVRIAEVMRWPTERRRAGLACIWVLGKQDLSRIGCALIALDMVVWRKTVRAIAMAYKIVVGI; from the coding sequence ATGGACAAGCTTCTTAGCATTGTAATTGCTGCGTACAACGTCGAACCGTGGGTCGATGATTGCCTGTTATCGATCGAAAGCCAGCGGGACGATAGGCTGGATGTGGTCATCGTCGATGATGGATCGACTGATGGAACCTCAGACGTGATTCGAGCGCACAAGAAACGCTGGGCGCTGCAGTGCGTAACTAAGAAAAACGGGGGCCTCAGTTCAGCTCGGAACGCTGGCGCAAGCGCAGCGGGTGGGCGATATCTTTGGTTCATAGACGCGGACGATATGATCCTCCCAGGTGCTGTTGCGTGTATGATTGCGCAGTGCGAACAGCAGCGTTTTGATGCAATCGTCTTCGGCACCGAAGAAATCATGGAAGGGCATCGGGTGCCTCATCGGCCACGGCCGATTGTCGGAACGCCTCTTGAGTCGTATCTCGCAGGCCACCTCCGGTTCGCGGTGTGGAATAAGATCTTGAGGGCAGAGATTGTGAACAACCATCGCATCCGTTTCCCGATCGGTTGCTCAATGGAAGGGATATCATTCTTGGGGGCGTTTTTCCTGCACGCAAGTAACGTCAAGGTAGTACCAGATATATGTTATGCATATAGAATCCGGCCTGGTTCTATTGTCACGTCGGCCAGCGAGCGGATATTATCGGACACTCGTTTGGCACTCACCGAGCTAGAGAAGGAACTGGTGGATCACGCGAGCGAGCGAGGGACGAGGCGCGGTCTTGCTCGTTGCGCCAGCGCCCTTTGGGCTGTGAGGATTGCGGAAGTGATGCGATGGCCTACCGAGAGGAGGCGCGCAGGCCTGGCATGTATTTGGGTATTGGGAAAGCAGGATTTGTCGAGAATCGGCTGCGCGCTGATTGCACTGGATATGGTGGTCTGGCGAAAGACTGTAAGGGCTATTGCGATGGCATATAAAATAGTTGTTGGAATATGA
- a CDS encoding sugar transferase has protein sequence MHTRERNARLARKLVKITILGDTLACFGGLSLGYWLRFKSPLRALGIEPNLASSYGDYFNLIQLGTLLFIASYSFQRLYEPRCLLRPEQSLWIIIRGTFFWVLLFLGFSLALKFEPSVSRIFVVISSVTSVALLSAWRFLFYLWVAQPKVHDRLVDRVVLVGWNREARALALAVRRRENRPYDIIGLVATEKSETDPGPPVLGFVRDIDTVLRRHQPSMVIVTDPDLSREELQRISSACERLYVYFKIVPSAFQVFVSNLQMETVSGVPVLGWGRLPLRDLHNAALKRAMDIFGALVGLIGAMPIMIVLALLIKRESPGPVLYYQTRTGLHGRPFRIYKLRSMRKDAEAKTGARWAVPNDNRRLKIGAFMREWNLDELPQFWNILRGDMSLVGPRPERPELIREFEKRIPHYNPRHEVRPGLTGWAQVNGLRGDTSLTERIRYDLYYIEKWSLWFDIQIMALTFLRRQNAY, from the coding sequence ATGCACACGCGAGAACGCAACGCCCGCCTTGCCCGCAAACTCGTCAAGATCACCATCCTCGGCGACACCTTGGCGTGCTTCGGCGGCTTGAGCCTCGGCTACTGGCTTCGCTTCAAGAGCCCTCTGCGCGCGCTGGGGATCGAGCCCAATCTTGCGTCCTCCTATGGGGACTATTTCAACCTCATCCAGCTCGGCACGCTGCTCTTCATCGCCTCGTATTCGTTCCAGCGGCTCTACGAACCTCGCTGCCTGCTGCGACCCGAGCAAAGCCTCTGGATCATCATTCGCGGAACGTTTTTCTGGGTACTGCTCTTCCTCGGGTTCTCGCTCGCGCTCAAGTTCGAACCCTCCGTCTCCCGGATCTTCGTGGTCATCAGCAGCGTCACCTCCGTGGCGCTGCTGAGCGCGTGGCGCTTCCTGTTCTACCTGTGGGTGGCACAGCCCAAGGTGCACGATCGCCTGGTCGACCGCGTGGTGCTGGTCGGCTGGAATCGCGAGGCGCGCGCGCTGGCCCTGGCCGTCCGGCGCCGGGAAAACCGGCCCTATGACATCATCGGGCTCGTCGCCACCGAGAAATCGGAGACCGATCCCGGCCCGCCCGTGCTCGGCTTCGTGCGCGACATCGATACGGTGCTGCGCCGGCACCAGCCGTCGATGGTTATTGTGACTGACCCCGATCTATCGCGCGAGGAGTTACAGCGAATCTCGAGCGCGTGCGAACGGCTCTACGTCTATTTCAAGATCGTGCCGTCCGCCTTCCAGGTGTTCGTCTCGAATCTCCAGATGGAGACCGTATCCGGCGTCCCGGTGCTGGGCTGGGGCCGACTGCCGTTGCGCGACCTGCACAATGCGGCACTGAAGCGCGCGATGGACATCTTCGGCGCACTGGTCGGTTTGATTGGCGCAATGCCGATCATGATCGTGCTCGCGCTGCTGATCAAGCGGGAGAGTCCCGGCCCCGTGCTCTACTACCAGACCCGTACGGGACTACACGGCCGGCCATTCCGGATCTACAAGCTCCGCTCGATGCGCAAGGATGCCGAAGCCAAGACCGGGGCCCGCTGGGCGGTGCCGAACGACAACCGCCGGCTCAAGATCGGCGCGTTCATGCGCGAGTGGAATCTCGATGAACTGCCGCAGTTCTGGAACATCCTGCGCGGGGACATGAGCCTGGTCGGCCCGCGACCCGAGCGGCCGGAACTGATTCGTGAATTCGAAAAACGGATCCCGCACTACAATCCGCGGCACGAAGTGCGCCCGGGGTTGACCGGCTGGGCGCAGGTCAACGGGCTCCGCGGCGACACCAGCCTGACCGAACGTATCCGGTACGACCTGTACTATATCGAAAAGTGGTCGCTCTGGTTCGACATCCAGATCATGGCGCTGACGTTCCTGCGCAGGCAGAATGCGTACTGA
- a CDS encoding O-antigen ligase family protein, with product MNRPKRTTTQAVSNASAVVLILLWCAPILYVPWWVHIVLLATALALTVFQRIAIGGLFLVGLLPLAAVAAEFINAGASDNLIGILGFWLPQVSVFSISLVVFHRVGVFRCALIPLCAAIVAALPMAPEAMGVYIRDMLPNYQDRYGGMDSFFMQYGSTERLRALFGEASTLSATLVLLSLLSGCAALAAEQQKVLRAPTATGMVLLCMVVAALGVLVPLSKAGVTICVVVAPFLVVAAIRFPSRERRLRVIGIAVLLVAAAIGFTLVSRSRGYLEAELAGVRELLTFANTSGTGTGSRLLHWRFTLEHVTRFPFGAGFSGVSEVFSAPAGFSPNAEMLRRIPNGVYGMMNAFANVCVQSGVIGVLTMGALIFGGIRLRVLPRAAGVGCLRCACFTGMLSFLLLVETYYFLSLLPLLWEVDRQLVCPQESTKRLARLWTDAKRTPSRETKGTVVDRTIHIGQG from the coding sequence ATGAATAGACCAAAAAGAACAACGACGCAGGCTGTATCGAATGCCTCGGCCGTAGTTCTGATCCTTCTATGGTGTGCGCCGATCTTGTATGTGCCTTGGTGGGTTCATATTGTTTTACTTGCCACGGCCTTGGCGTTGACGGTGTTCCAGAGAATTGCAATAGGCGGCTTGTTTCTGGTGGGACTACTTCCGCTTGCTGCGGTGGCCGCCGAGTTCATCAATGCCGGAGCTTCGGACAACCTCATCGGTATATTAGGTTTTTGGCTGCCGCAGGTCAGTGTGTTCAGCATTTCCCTGGTCGTGTTCCATCGGGTTGGTGTGTTCCGCTGCGCGCTAATCCCCTTGTGTGCTGCAATTGTGGCAGCGCTTCCAATGGCTCCCGAAGCGATGGGGGTATACATTCGTGATATGCTTCCGAACTACCAAGACAGGTACGGCGGAATGGATTCATTTTTCATGCAATACGGCAGCACTGAGAGGCTGCGCGCTCTCTTCGGCGAGGCGAGCACTCTGTCGGCCACGTTAGTTTTGCTTTCGCTGCTGAGCGGCTGTGCCGCTTTGGCGGCGGAGCAGCAAAAGGTACTACGGGCCCCTACCGCCACGGGGATGGTACTCCTGTGCATGGTCGTCGCCGCACTTGGCGTGCTTGTTCCATTGAGCAAAGCGGGAGTAACAATCTGCGTAGTGGTTGCCCCTTTTCTGGTCGTCGCTGCTATCCGATTTCCGTCCCGGGAGCGAAGACTACGTGTGATTGGCATAGCGGTCCTCCTTGTAGCCGCCGCGATTGGGTTCACGTTGGTTAGTCGGTCTCGCGGCTACCTTGAAGCTGAACTTGCAGGTGTGCGTGAACTGCTGACGTTCGCCAACACCAGCGGCACCGGCACCGGATCTCGTCTTCTTCATTGGCGTTTCACCCTCGAACACGTCACACGGTTCCCGTTCGGCGCGGGGTTTTCTGGCGTGAGTGAAGTATTCTCCGCGCCTGCGGGTTTCTCCCCTAATGCCGAGATGCTGAGGCGCATTCCTAATGGCGTATATGGGATGATGAATGCATTTGCGAACGTGTGCGTTCAAAGCGGTGTGATTGGGGTGCTCACCATGGGCGCTTTAATATTTGGCGGTATTAGGCTGCGTGTCCTTCCTCGAGCGGCTGGGGTCGGGTGCCTGAGGTGCGCCTGTTTCACCGGGATGCTCAGTTTTCTGCTTCTAGTAGAGACGTACTATTTTCTTTCACTGTTGCCACTCCTTTGGGAAGTCGACAGACAGCTCGTTTGCCCGCAGGAGTCGACGAAAAGGCTGGCCAGGTTGTGGACGGACGCCAAACGGACCCCGTCCCGTGAGACGAAAGGAACCGTAGTTGATCGTACTATCCATATCGGCCAGGGCTGA
- a CDS encoding glycosyltransferase family 2 protein codes for MSRHPLVSVVIPVRDRPIELRRALRSVLAQTCNDIEVRIIDDASLQPIDSALGSEFLDERVIVSRLNSPFGAARARNVGVNQSRGRFVAFLDSDDEWYPNKLAAQLRHIAMAPTGVISYHRILVDDGGPERPRPVRAIARGEDVAEYLFVAGCNIQTSTLLAPREVWLQVPFRDGLAKHQDWDIAIRAQAAKIQLDCCGETLAVYHGRAKLGRISNDSDYDYSIAWAQSVGRLSRRAEACFWLRVVVPQIRSRHGFCRASGTFVKYVAAARLGAASLCRLFVRACLPGIYSHCCQVARRLSPVRPPCESLKKGHE; via the coding sequence ATGTCGAGACATCCACTAGTCTCCGTTGTTATCCCAGTGCGAGATCGCCCTATTGAACTGCGCCGTGCGCTGAGATCAGTGCTCGCTCAGACGTGTAACGATATCGAGGTGCGTATCATCGACGATGCGTCCTTACAGCCGATCGATTCAGCGCTTGGGTCCGAGTTCTTGGACGAGCGGGTGATCGTGTCGAGACTCAACTCCCCGTTTGGCGCCGCTAGGGCACGCAATGTTGGCGTGAATCAAAGTCGGGGGAGATTCGTCGCGTTTCTCGACTCAGACGATGAATGGTACCCCAATAAGCTGGCAGCTCAGCTACGACATATCGCAATGGCGCCAACCGGGGTGATCAGCTATCATCGCATTTTGGTGGACGATGGTGGACCTGAGCGGCCCAGGCCCGTCAGAGCAATCGCTAGAGGGGAGGACGTCGCGGAATATCTCTTCGTGGCTGGATGCAATATTCAAACATCGACATTGCTCGCACCGAGGGAGGTCTGGTTACAGGTGCCGTTCCGTGACGGACTGGCCAAGCATCAAGATTGGGATATCGCTATAAGGGCTCAGGCGGCGAAAATTCAACTAGATTGCTGCGGCGAGACACTCGCCGTGTACCATGGACGAGCAAAACTCGGGCGGATCTCAAACGACAGCGATTACGACTACAGCATCGCGTGGGCGCAATCGGTTGGCCGGCTGTCGCGCAGGGCCGAGGCATGTTTCTGGTTGCGAGTCGTAGTGCCGCAGATCCGGAGTCGACACGGGTTTTGCAGGGCGAGCGGTACATTTGTCAAATATGTGGCGGCGGCTAGGTTAGGCGCCGCTAGCCTATGCAGGTTGTTCGTGCGTGCCTGCCTGCCCGGCATCTATTCGCATTGTTGTCAGGTGGCGCGTCGGCTCAGCCCTGTTCGCCCGCCTTGTGAATCCTTAAAAAAGGGCCATGAATAG
- a CDS encoding helix-turn-helix domain-containing protein, producing MAAESAKELRALGEAIRAGRKTLGLSQEDFAERCDVHRTYVGQVERGEKNISFTNVLRIARAIGQKPSVLLGKAGL from the coding sequence GTGGCTGCCGAAAGTGCGAAAGAACTCCGGGCGTTGGGAGAAGCGATCCGCGCAGGACGGAAGACCCTGGGGTTGAGCCAGGAAGACTTTGCCGAACGGTGCGACGTGCACCGCACCTACGTGGGCCAGGTCGAACGAGGAGAGAAAAACATCTCGTTCACCAACGTTCTGAGGATCGCGCGTGCGATCGGCCAAAAACCCTCCGTCCTTCTGGGCAAGGCGGGACTCTAG
- a CDS encoding VanZ family protein, protein MTALSVRSSPRVAEFLWLPDSVAEWTNRSGVLRNIPAFGFLALVVGLLAESRQRRVRGYAGVAAFALVCEIAQLWIPTRFCDLRDVAAAWLGVALAAAVVEAIRWTVHSRRWTVGGRRPMVGR, encoded by the coding sequence ATGACCGCTCTTAGCGTGCGCAGCTCGCCACGGGTCGCCGAGTTTTTATGGCTGCCGGATTCCGTCGCGGAATGGACGAACCGCTCCGGCGTGCTCCGGAATATACCGGCGTTCGGTTTCCTGGCGCTCGTAGTGGGACTGCTCGCCGAATCGCGCCAGCGACGGGTGCGAGGCTACGCAGGCGTCGCCGCGTTCGCACTGGTGTGCGAGATCGCGCAGCTGTGGATTCCCACCCGGTTCTGTGACCTGCGGGACGTGGCCGCAGCGTGGCTCGGAGTTGCGCTCGCCGCCGCCGTGGTTGAGGCGATTCGGTGGACGGTCCACAGTCGGCGATGGACCGTGGGCGGCAGACGGCCGATGGTCGGGCGGTAG
- a CDS encoding glycosyltransferase family 4 protein: protein MRQIAALSHSGCSYVFACPNVPVFRARVSASVPGVSFVDMPHRSLSFVHIWTMLKLIHETRGPIVVHSHGRGAGAYSKIICLAARCVVIHTPHGCHFAAGAHRWFQRLVEGVGILLSGCTLFVSKSEQIEFMGTLKYGATMVIPNGVAPPLSSVVADVTRRVDVYFVGRDNWQKDPVLALFIARQLIQRCGNESRFRFHFFGEGLDATSDFGRTAIKALGSAVVMHGIVADVWSWGSPAFILNTSRWEGMSLALLEGMVRGAVPVATDVSGNRDVVRRGANGFLFSRDAPDSAVDWIWECVRDQQCYEMLRRSAIAQVLQNHSIERVAANVEKVYTGLLSLQVGRIM, encoded by the coding sequence ATGCGGCAAATTGCGGCGCTCAGTCACAGTGGCTGCTCTTATGTGTTCGCGTGCCCAAACGTGCCTGTATTCCGGGCCCGAGTTTCTGCGAGCGTCCCCGGCGTCTCATTCGTCGACATGCCGCACCGGAGTCTCTCTTTTGTCCACATTTGGACCATGCTTAAGCTGATCCATGAGACACGAGGGCCAATTGTAGTTCATTCCCATGGCCGAGGAGCCGGTGCATATTCGAAAATCATTTGCTTGGCGGCCCGGTGCGTGGTCATTCATACCCCACACGGATGCCATTTTGCGGCCGGAGCCCATCGTTGGTTTCAGCGATTGGTCGAGGGAGTCGGTATACTCCTTTCCGGATGCACATTGTTTGTATCGAAATCTGAGCAAATCGAGTTCATGGGCACATTGAAGTACGGTGCGACAATGGTGATTCCGAACGGCGTGGCGCCTCCGCTGTCGAGCGTTGTGGCTGACGTGACGAGGCGCGTTGACGTCTACTTTGTGGGTAGAGACAATTGGCAGAAAGATCCCGTGCTCGCGCTGTTCATTGCACGCCAGTTGATACAACGTTGCGGCAACGAGAGTAGGTTTCGATTTCACTTTTTTGGTGAGGGACTAGACGCGACTAGCGATTTCGGGAGGACTGCTATCAAGGCGTTAGGCAGTGCTGTGGTAATGCACGGCATTGTCGCGGACGTCTGGTCGTGGGGTTCACCGGCTTTTATCCTGAATACCTCGCGTTGGGAGGGGATGTCGTTGGCGCTTCTAGAAGGTATGGTCAGAGGTGCCGTACCGGTTGCAACGGACGTGTCGGGAAACCGGGACGTCGTGAGGCGTGGAGCAAACGGCTTCCTGTTTTCGCGAGATGCCCCAGACTCCGCTGTAGATTGGATTTGGGAGTGCGTTCGCGACCAGCAATGCTACGAAATGTTGCGTCGGTCTGCGATTGCACAGGTTCTACAGAATCATTCGATCGAGCGTGTCGCGGCCAACGTCGAAAAGGTGTACACGGGTCTCCTTAGTCTTCAGGTTGGGCGCATCATGTGA
- a CDS encoding LysR family transcriptional regulator produces the protein MNPQRLDWFVKVARCGGISQAVRRLPHTIQQPALSEHMTELEEELGTKLFIRQPFKLLGPGRELLRLAGPFFDELTALVERLRDRREHLRLAVTELVRPEGLSRLITTLEAAHPGLRCTVSSERWPEVGDSLRNGTVDLALTLRGEARLPGVSMRDLAELPLALLVPTGSALRDPEELWRNQPITQRLICPGPAHAVTEMFERGLGLARMHWPVAIEVDSLRRLIDLVGAGGGVGVTVMAPWLVRRRDVRVLPLSGFAPVHLAVFWKSPPQAIVREAVEASVAVLGEASPEAMAV, from the coding sequence GTGAACCCTCAACGACTGGACTGGTTCGTGAAGGTCGCCCGCTGTGGTGGGATCAGCCAGGCGGTACGCCGGCTGCCTCACACGATCCAGCAGCCCGCCTTGAGCGAGCACATGACGGAGCTGGAGGAGGAGCTGGGGACCAAGCTGTTCATCCGGCAGCCGTTTAAGCTCCTCGGTCCCGGTCGGGAGCTGCTTCGCCTGGCCGGCCCGTTCTTCGACGAACTCACGGCGCTCGTCGAAAGGCTGCGAGATCGGCGGGAGCATCTTCGGCTAGCCGTGACGGAACTGGTGCGGCCGGAAGGGCTGTCGCGACTGATCACCACGCTGGAGGCAGCGCATCCCGGGCTGCGCTGCACGGTAAGCTCGGAGAGATGGCCCGAGGTCGGCGACAGCCTGAGAAACGGGACGGTCGATCTGGCGCTGACGTTGCGCGGTGAAGCGCGGCTGCCCGGCGTGTCGATGCGTGACCTCGCGGAGTTGCCGCTGGCGCTGTTGGTTCCGACCGGCAGTGCGCTGCGCGATCCGGAAGAGCTTTGGCGAAACCAGCCCATCACGCAGCGGCTGATTTGTCCGGGGCCGGCTCATGCCGTGACGGAGATGTTCGAGCGGGGGTTGGGCTTGGCCCGGATGCACTGGCCCGTGGCGATCGAAGTCGATTCGCTGCGCCGGCTGATCGATCTGGTCGGCGCGGGCGGAGGCGTCGGGGTGACCGTGATGGCGCCCTGGCTGGTCCGGCGTCGGGACGTCCGGGTGCTCCCGTTGAGCGGGTTTGCTCCGGTGCATCTGGCCGTGTTCTGGAAAAGTCCGCCGCAGGCGATCGTGCGCGAAGCAGTGGAGGCGTCGGTCGCGGTGCTGGGAGAAGCATCGCCGGAGGCGATGGCGGTTTGA
- a CDS encoding glycosyltransferase, whose amino-acid sequence MSRLLSIVTITKADRIGLVRTKASIEQQQNCPDIEWVVVGATDSDLEVVGSGPAATGLCDGGISAALNLGARLATGRWISYLNSGDIYAREDVLMRVSPVLERLNANRIVVYGDFYEAGDGFRHLRHANRDTIQIANSINHQSVFIGRELAMREQYDERLLLGMDYDLWLRLDRWAEFHHLGFPVAEFHWGGRSSRRDWASHQVMVRYFLRKLNNREQMRARDIWNLSVQLARAWVRHTCINSVAPGWQSRKGRTQHAKRPKGF is encoded by the coding sequence ATGAGCAGATTACTCTCTATTGTAACCATTACGAAGGCAGATCGGATTGGACTCGTCAGGACGAAAGCCTCGATTGAACAGCAACAGAACTGCCCCGATATTGAGTGGGTAGTAGTAGGTGCGACTGATTCGGATTTGGAAGTAGTGGGATCCGGTCCAGCAGCCACCGGGCTATGCGACGGAGGAATCTCGGCGGCCCTGAATCTCGGCGCCCGTCTCGCAACTGGTCGCTGGATTAGCTACTTGAACTCGGGCGATATATACGCAAGGGAAGATGTTCTGATGCGGGTTTCGCCCGTTCTAGAAAGGCTAAATGCGAATCGTATAGTCGTGTATGGTGATTTTTACGAAGCCGGTGATGGGTTCAGGCATCTGCGGCATGCTAATCGCGATACGATTCAGATCGCAAATAGCATTAATCACCAATCAGTGTTCATCGGGCGGGAACTGGCCATGCGAGAACAGTATGACGAACGGCTTCTGTTGGGGATGGACTATGATCTCTGGTTACGACTCGATCGTTGGGCCGAGTTCCATCACTTGGGATTTCCGGTGGCGGAATTTCATTGGGGCGGGCGCAGTAGCAGGAGAGACTGGGCGTCTCACCAAGTAATGGTACGGTACTTTTTGCGAAAGCTGAACAACCGAGAGCAGATGCGCGCGCGCGACATCTGGAATCTTTCCGTGCAACTTGCGAGAGCGTGGGTCAGGCATACCTGCATAAACTCGGTAGCACCCGGTTGGCAGTCGAGAAAAGGCAGGACGCAGCACGCGAAGCGCCCGAAAGGCTTTTGA
- a CDS encoding class I SAM-dependent methyltransferase — MKRCTRIHIALNKTINRCLSKYAMRKGALLDVGCWNGATTLGYARTIAAIDIWGVEAMAEPAREAELLGVKVKIIDIEEQEFGMETGRFDVVVCNQVLEHLKNIFRPFDEIARVVRPGGIVILSVPNLASLHNRAMLLCGYQPSSIRIWGPHVRGFSQRAFTEFCVGHGLYKLKALIGVGFYPLRPEFGGNLLARFWTDACHTSVWVLERTGNPLMSYQCKYLNEGLQTIM; from the coding sequence ATGAAACGTTGCACCCGCATACATATTGCCCTGAACAAAACGATCAACAGATGTCTCTCCAAGTACGCTATGCGGAAGGGGGCATTGCTTGACGTTGGCTGCTGGAACGGCGCAACGACCTTAGGCTATGCTCGTACTATTGCGGCGATAGATATCTGGGGCGTGGAGGCGATGGCTGAGCCTGCCCGGGAGGCTGAACTTCTCGGTGTTAAGGTGAAGATAATCGATATTGAAGAGCAGGAGTTTGGGATGGAGACTGGTCGTTTCGACGTGGTGGTCTGTAATCAAGTGCTCGAGCACTTAAAGAACATTTTCCGTCCATTTGACGAGATTGCCCGTGTCGTTAGGCCTGGGGGAATAGTGATCCTTTCGGTTCCAAATTTGGCCAGCCTTCATAATAGGGCGATGTTGCTGTGTGGCTATCAGCCCTCGTCAATTCGGATATGGGGACCGCACGTACGCGGATTTAGTCAGCGAGCGTTTACAGAGTTCTGTGTTGGGCACGGACTATATAAGCTAAAGGCGCTGATTGGCGTCGGCTTTTATCCGCTCCGGCCCGAGTTTGGTGGGAATTTATTGGCTCGGTTTTGGACTGATGCGTGTCATACATCGGTGTGGGTACTGGAACGAACCGGCAACCCGCTGATGTCGTATCAGTGCAAGTACCTAAATGAGGGACTTCAGACTATTATGTGA
- a CDS encoding glycosyltransferase, whose product MLSEYTEYARDLGPFGRFLFKFVAATSRKFDYQAAQGVDHFIANSRFVAERIQKCYGRESMVVYPPVAVDDFTPDKQSAGFYLVVGHIVPYKRVDLAVTACTMLGRNLVVVGEGSELDRLKRIAGPTVEFLGRQPFAVVKNFMECCRAFLYPQVEDFGITAVEAQAAGRPVIAYRKGGALETVIEGSTGLFFEEQTPKALADAICRFESEFEGRYDPRRCRANAERFRPERFRTEIKTLLTRWYPELFRDYCWPDVGQDAIVPLVLGANARSVGEWPGIRGPH is encoded by the coding sequence ATGCTTAGCGAGTACACAGAATACGCCCGCGATCTCGGTCCGTTCGGCAGATTCCTGTTCAAGTTCGTGGCAGCTACTTCTAGGAAATTCGACTATCAGGCGGCGCAGGGCGTCGATCATTTCATAGCAAATTCACGATTTGTGGCGGAAAGGATTCAGAAGTGCTACGGTCGCGAATCGATGGTCGTTTATCCACCTGTCGCGGTGGACGACTTCACGCCGGACAAGCAATCGGCGGGGTTTTACCTAGTCGTTGGCCACATTGTCCCCTATAAACGAGTCGATCTCGCGGTCACTGCGTGTACGATGCTTGGCCGAAATCTTGTCGTAGTCGGAGAAGGATCGGAACTCGACCGCCTCAAGCGTATTGCTGGGCCGACGGTGGAATTTCTAGGACGGCAGCCATTCGCAGTGGTGAAGAACTTCATGGAGTGCTGTCGCGCGTTTCTTTATCCTCAAGTTGAAGACTTCGGCATTACAGCTGTGGAAGCGCAGGCTGCTGGACGTCCTGTGATCGCGTATCGAAAAGGTGGCGCATTGGAGACGGTGATCGAGGGGTCTACAGGTTTATTTTTCGAGGAGCAGACGCCCAAAGCATTGGCTGATGCTATATGCCGTTTTGAGTCTGAGTTCGAAGGGCGGTACGATCCACGGCGATGCCGCGCTAACGCGGAGCGGTTTCGACCTGAGCGGTTTAGGACAGAAATCAAAACTTTGTTGACGCGCTGGTATCCGGAACTTTTCCGAGACTACTGTTGGCCGGACGTAGGGCAGGACGCGATAGTCCCCCTTGTTCTGGGTGCGAATGCTAGGTCAGTCGGAGAATGGCCGGGAATAAGGGGCCCCCATTAG